In Saccharomyces eubayanus strain FM1318 chromosome XV, whole genome shotgun sequence, a single window of DNA contains:
- the RPN10 gene encoding proteasome regulatory particle base subunit RPN10, whose translation MVLEATVLIIDNSEYSRNGDFPRTRFEAQIDSVEFIFQAKRNSNPENTVGLISGAGANPRVLSTFTAEFGKILAGLHDTQVEGELHLATALQIAQLTLKHRQNKVQHQRIVAFVCSPISDARDELIRLAKTLKKNNVAVDIINFGEIEHNTELLDEFVAAVNDPQEETSHLLTVVPGPRLLYENIASSPIILEEGSSGMGAFGGAGADSDANGTFMDFGVDPSMDPELAMALRLSMEEEQQRQERLRQQEQQQDQQDQPEERQDK comes from the coding sequence ATGGTATTGGAAGCTACAGTGTTGATAATTGACAATTCAGAGTACTCTCGCAATGGGGACTTTCCTCGCACACGGTTCGAAGCGCAGATCGACTCCGTGGAGTTCATATTCCAGGCCAAGAGAAACAGTAATCCCGAGAACACAGTGGGGCTCATCTCTGGTGCAGGCGCCAACCCTCGGGTGCTGTCCACGTTCACGGCCGAGTTTGGGAAGATTCTTGCTGGTTTGCACGATACGCAGGTCGAGGGCGAGCTGCATCTGGCCACTGCGCTGCAGATTGCCCAGCTGACTTTGAAGCACCGTCAGAATAAGGTTCAGCACCAGAGAATCGTGGCGTTCGTATGCAGTCCCATAAGCGACGCTCGAGACGAATTGATTAGACTGGCCAAGAcgctgaagaaaaacaacgTTGCTGTGGACATTATCAACTTCGGCGAGATCGAGCACAACACAGAACTGTTGGACGAGTTTGTTGCCGCGGTGAACGACCCTCAGGAGGAGACTAGTCACTTGCTGACCGTGGTGCCCGGCCCTAGACTGCTGTACGAGAACATCGCGTCCTCTCCTATAATTCTTGAAGAGGGCTCCTCCGGCATGGGCGCCTTTGGCGGGGCTGGCGCCGACTCTGACGCTAATGGCACGTTCATGGACTTCGGTGTAGATCCATCAATGGACCCAGAACTGGCAATGGCCTTGCGTCTCTCCATGGAGGAAGAGCAGCAGAGACAAGAAAGACTAAGACAGCAGGAGCAGCAGCAAGACCAGCAGGACCAGCCGGAAGAACGCCAAGACAAATAA
- the PPX1 gene encoding exopolyphosphatase, whose amino-acid sequence MSPLKKTIPEFLTYLKSLPISKTASGDILTICVGNESADLDSIASAITYSYCQYIYNQNCNSEEKCGLTIPIIDIPREDLSLRRDVMYVLEKLSIKEEELFFIEDLVSLKKQAPNGTKLNSYLVDNNDAPKNLKNYIDNVVGIIDHHFDLQKHLDAEPRVVNVSGSCSSLVFNYWYEKLQGDHEVVMNIAPFLMGAILIDTSNMQRKVEPSDKLAVKRCQEAINRAADEVSAQGLQDTSVFYKEMKSRKNDIRGFSVSDILKKDYKQFSFQGKGREGLEIGLSSIVKRMSWLFGEHDGETEFVKQCKRFQNERGLDVLVLLTSWRKAGVSHRELVIMGDPKMVRALVEKVSDKLALQQFGGDFDQGVAMFRQLNVEATRKQVVPYLEEAYSEVN is encoded by the coding sequence ATGTCACCACTAAAGAAGACCATTCCAGAATTTTTAACTTACTTAAAATCGCTACCGATTTCAAAAACCGCAAGCGGCGACATTTTGACAATATGTGTTGGTAATGAATCAGCAGATCTAGACTCAATTGCTAGTGCGATAACTTATTCATACTGCCAATACATTTACAACCAAAACTGCaattctgaagaaaaatgcGGTTTGACTATACCAATCATCGACATTCCTAGGGAAGATCTTAGCCTAAGAAGAGACGTGATGTACGTCTTAGAGAAGTTGAGTATTAAGGAGGAGgaattatttttcattgaagacCTAGTGAGCTTAAAGAAGCAAGCCCCTAACGGCACTAAATTGAACTCATACCTAGTAGACAACAACGATGCTCcaaagaatttgaagaattacATAGACAATGTGGTCGGAATCATAGATCACCATTTCGATTTACAAAAGCACTTGGATGCCGAGCCTCGAGTTGTCAATGTTTCCGGAAGTTGCTCCTCGTTAGTCTTCAACTACTGGTACGAGAAGTTGCAAGGTGACCATGAAGTGGTGATGAATATTGCTCCCTTTTTGATGGGCGCCATCCTGATAGATACCTCAAACATGCAACGCAAAGTCGAACCAAGTGACAAGCTAGCGGTCAAAAGATGTCAAGAGGCCATCAATCGTGCGGCCGATGAAGTGTCGGCCCAAGGCTTGCAAGACACCAGCGtgttttacaaagaaatgaaatcGAGAAAGAACGATATTAGAGGGTTTTCAGTTAGCGAtatcttgaagaaagattaCAAGCAGTTCAGTTTTCAAGGAAAAGGCCGCGAAGGCTTGGAAATTGGTCTTTCATCCATTGTGAAGAGAATGTCATGGCTGTTCGGCGAACATGACGGGGAAACAGAATTTGTCAAGCAATGCAAGAGGTTCCAGAACGAAAGGGGTCTCGATGTGTTGGTGTTATTGACATCATGGAGGAAAGCCGGCGTTTCACACAGAGAACTAGTCATCATGGGTGATCCCAAGATGGTACGTGCGCTCGTTGAAAAAGTCAGTGATAAACTTGCTTTGCAACAGTTCGGGGGCGATTTTGACCAAGGCGTGGCGATGTTCAGGCAATTGAACGTCGAAGCCACCAGGAAGCAGGTCGTTCCCTATCTCGAAGAAGCGTACTCTGAAGTAAACTGA
- a CDS encoding PMT4-like protein gives MSYPFSAQLGYYISLIVATITRFYHIDKPNQVIFDETHFGKFASYYLERTYFFDLHPPFAKLIIALTGYLFNYDGSFKFDSIGDSYDIPDHAPPFVAYRSLNATCGVITVGVVYKIMQRLGFKPLTCSTSALLVALDNGHIIQSRIITLDSILVMCISLTFYSYIRFHKCQSRAAFTREWYTWLYLTGVSLSLVISTKYVGLMTYMAIGTSVLRNLWRISDIERKLSKRVVTRHFFKRLNGLIFGPLIIYLFWFWVHFTILTKSGPDDEFMSVRFQETLLNSAVGHPQLNYHDIVVINHKQTNTFLHSCDVQYPLVYEDGRVSTEGQQVTCHAFNDTNNEWEVIPTKVFSPVDKIQPVLLNDTVQLRHVKTNTLLLTHDVASPLDATTEEVTTVSFDAGMNDFYQETLFQLKPILSNDVGLKIREKRTPFRLFHIDTEVVLWTHNDTLLPEWGFEQQEVCGVRKARSFEDNWIIDQILTEHEQEDHDNGDDKLLKEVPFFDKWSELQKSMLIHNNLIPKYHPYASEPYTWPASISGISFWSDASTRRQIYYIGNIIGYWFQIISIMLYCGIIVMDQLTRKRGVFILKRKIRDKLYGPLLFLFISWSWHYFPFYLMSRQKFLYHYLPAHLILSLFAPGLWEILLSDFKNVDKSREEERDVQSEDGPKVNDTKLCCIFGILIAMLFGFFFFFAPLIYGNRGLSPMQIQNREWLDIKLDFEE, from the coding sequence ATGAGCTATCCGTTTTCAGCACAACTCGGGTACTACATCTCATTGATAGTTGCTACGATAACAAGATTTTACCATATAGATAAACCAAATCAAGTAATTTTCGATGAAACTcattttggtaaattcGCATCATATTACTTAGAAAGGACGTATTTCTTTGACTTACACCCACCGTTTGCCAAATTAATCATCGCATTGACTGgatatcttttcaattACGATGgaagtttcaaatttgaTAGTATTGGCGATTCTTATGACATACCAGATCATGCGCCGCCTTTCGTTGCATATCGCTCTTTGAATGCCACTTGTGGTGTAATTACTGTCGGTGTGGTCTACAAAATCATGCAGCGTTTAGGGTTCAAGCCATTGACTTGTAGTACTAGTGCTTTGTTGGTCGCCCTTGATAATGGGCATATTATCCAATCAAGAATCATCACTTTGGATTCTATCTTGGTTATGTGTATAAGTTTGACCTTTTACTCTTACATCAGATTCCACAAGTGTCAATCCAGGGCAGCGTTTACCCGTGAATGGTATACCTGGCTTTATCTTACTGGTGTATCACTTTCCCTGGTTATATCAACGAAGTATGTCGGTCTCATGACATACATGGCAATCGGAACCTCTGTTTTGAGAAACTTATGGCGTATCTCAGATATTGAGAGGAAACTGAGCAAAAGAGTTGTAAcaagacatttttttaagaGATTGAACGGATTAATATTTGGACCTCTCATTATATATctattttggttttgggTGCATTTCACAATTCTAACCAAATCTGGCCCCGACGATGAATTCATGTCAGtaagatttcaagaaacATTGCTCAATTCAGCGGTAGGTCACCCACAACTAAACTATCACGATATAGTTGTCATAAATCATAAACAAACGAATACATTTCTCCACTCTTGTGATGTTCAGTACCCTTTAGTTTATGAAGATGGTAGGGTATCAACAGAGGGTCAACAAGTTACTTGTCACGCATTCAATGACACGAATAATGAATGGGAAGTCATACCCACTAAAGTTTTTTCACCGGTTGATAAGATTCAGCCTGTTCTTTTGAACGATACAGTTCAATTGAGGCACGTAAAGACAAATACGCTATTACTGACACATGATGTTGCTTCACCCTTAGACGCTACGACTGAAGAGGTTACTACAGTTTCCTTTGATGCAGGTATGAACGACTTTTATCAGGAGACATTATTTCAATTGAAGCCTATTTTATCTAATGATGTGGGACTTAAAATTAGAGAGAAACGTACACCTTTTCGACTTTTCCATATTGACACCGAAGTAGTGCTTTGGACACATAACGATACTTTGTTACCGGAGTGGGGGTTTGAACAGCAAGAAGTTTGTGGTGTGAGGAAAGCCAGGTCATTCGAAGACAATTGGATTATTGATCAAATCTTAACGGAACATGAACAGGAAGATCACGATAATGGTGACGATAAATTATTGAAGGAGGTACCGTTTTTTGACAAATGGTcagaattacaaaaatcTATGCTGATACATAACAATCTGATCCCTAAATACCATCCATATGCATCCGAACCATATACCTGGCCTGCGAGTATATCAGGAATATCGTTCTGGTCAGATGCTTCGACAAGGAGGCAGATATATTATATCGGAAACATAATAGGGTATTGGTTTCAAATTATCTCGATAATGCTGTACTGTGGTATCATCGTTATGGACCAATTAACTAGAAAACGTGGAGTTTTcatcttgaaaagaaagatcaGGGATAAGCTGTATGGTCCTTTActatttttgttcatttcGTGGTCATGGCattattttccattttattTGATGTCACGGCAAAAGTTCTTGTACCATTACTTGCCAGCccatttgattttgagtTTATTTGCACCTGGGTTATGGGAAATACTATTAAGTGATTTCAAGAATGTAGACAAGTCAAGAGAGGAGGAACGTGACGTTCAATCGGAGGACGGTCCAAAAGTGAATGATACAAAATTATGTTGCATATTTGGCATTTTAATAGCCATGctatttggatttttctttttttttgcaccGTTGATATATGGTAATCGTGGACTGTCACCCATGCAGATACAGAATAGAGAATGGCTTGACATAAAACTGGACTTCGAGGAATAA
- the SMN1 gene encoding Smn1p, with the protein MIPTFVHSLALLSGLVFSKPLQHQQAVWSPSQDVQLRDLHIGDINFVHTTDTHGWLGSHLTQANYDADWGDFVSFVDIFRNKLTQLSRDLIVIDTGDKRDGNGLSDATWPPGLRSSKIFNMLDYDLLTLGNHELYTAESAILEYRGTSQSTKFKDKYVCSNVEFIEDDGKRVPFGNKFVTFETPIQKQRILAMSFLFSFQRANNRAIVTPPLEEIMEKGWFQNMVETNKEGDIDLIVVFGHLPATDPTEREMHKIHALLRTHYPNTVIQYFGGHTHIRDFVQLDSKSTCLQSGRFAETVGFLSINTTNAMDEDNPSFTRRYIDFNKDSFEHHLSKVATDVDTSASLKKGETISRLINDLRHELNLNQKLGYIPETYYVATRPLDSEENLYHLITHKILPNLIPSKNYEPFMSRFILINTGSVRYDLYKGPFTKDTEYIVMPFNNDWHFITVPLVVASKVENYLNKGPVIASLGIPSSLHQHQQFNRFQKCPFIENPNLSEGYTTEDDFGCHGDDTPHNSQREYVIPNVVQCEDMKKSKEEEEEEDPLKMVHVIFYTFMELDVLNAVNSIINNLDLRMKNLTTNDCSHYGGESTKKLLRNYFAQF; encoded by the coding sequence ATGATACCAACCTTCGTGCATTCGTTGGCACTTCTATCAGGGCTAGTCTTTTCGAAGCCACTTCAGCATCAACAGGCGGTTTGGAGCCCATCACAAGACGTACAATTGAGAGACCTCCATATAGGAGATATAAATTTTGTCCATACAACAGATACACATGGTTGGTTGGGTTCCCATTTGACACAAGCCAACTATGATGCTGATTGGGGGGATTTCGTTTCATTTGTAGATATTTTCAGGAACAAATTGACACAACTATCCAGGGACCTAATAGTCATCGATACTGGTGACAAAAGAGACGGTAACGGTTTGAGTGACGCTACTTGGCCTCCCGGCTTACGCAGCtcgaaaatattcaatatgCTGGACTATGACCTTTTGACCTTGGGCAATCATGAACTGTACACAGCTGAAAGTGCTATTTTGGAATATAGAGGAACTTCACAGTCCActaaattcaaagacaagTATGTGTGTAGTAACGTGGAGTTCATTGAAGACGATGGTAAGAGAGTTCCCTTTGGAAATAAATTTGTCACCTTTGAGACTCCcatacaaaaacaaagaattttAGCGATGTCgtttttgtttagtttCCAAAGAGCTAATAACAGAGCCATTGTAACACCCCCATTggaagaaataatggaGAAGGGCTGGTTTCAAAATATGGTCGAGACAAACAAGGAGGGCGATATTGACttgattgttgtttttgGCCATTTGCCTGCTACTGATCCCACAGAGCGTGAAATGCATAAGATCCATGCTTTATTAAGAACGCACTATCCAAACACTGTTATACAATATTTTGGAGGTCACACTCATATCAGAGATTTCGTGCAACTGGACTCGAAGTCCACTTGTTTGCAAAGTGGTAGATTTGCAGAAACCGTCGGATTCTTATCAATAAATACGACAAATGCAATGGACGAGGATAATCCTAGTTTCACAAGAAGATATATCGATTTTAATAAAGACTCATTCGAACACCATTTGAGCAAAGTTGCAACGGACGTAGATACCTCAGcatcattaaaaaaaggcGAAACGATTTCGCGACTAATAAATGATCTACGTCATGAATTAAACTTGAATCAGAAATTGGGGTATATACCTGAAACCTATTATGTGGCAACAAGACCCTTGGACTCTGAAGAGAATCTTTATCACTTGATTACCCATAAAATTCTGCCTAATTTGATACCCTCGAAAAACTATGAACCCTTTATGAGTCGATTCATTTTGATAAACACTGGTTCTGTAAGATATGATCTTTATAAAGGCCCATTCACAAAAGATACAGAATACATAGTAATGCCGTTCAATAACGATTGGCATTTCATCACAGTACCATTGGTAGTTGCCTCCAAGGTCGAAAACTATTTAAATAAGGGCCCGGTTATCGCTTCGCTGGGCATACCATCATCTCTccatcaacatcaacagtTTAACCGTTTCCAAAAGTGCCCGTTTATTGAAAATCCAAACTTAAGTGAAGGCTACACTACGGAAGATGATTTTGGCTGCCATGGTGATGACACGCCTCATAACTCACAGCGGGAATATGTTATTCCCAACGTGGTTCAATGTGAGGACATGAAGAagtcaaaagaagaagaagaagaagaggatcCATTGAAAATGGTACACGTTATCTTTTACACATTTATGGAGCTTGACGTATTGAACGCCGTAAATTCTATCATCAATAATTTAGACCTACGCATGAAGAACCTGACCACCAACGACTGTTCTCATTATGGCGGCGAATCCACCAAAAAATTGCTGCGTAATTACTTTGCTCAATTCTAA
- the RPS4B gene encoding 40S ribosomal protein eS4, whose amino-acid sequence MQRHVKVDGKVRTDTTYPAGFMDVITLDATNENFRLVYDVKGRFAVHRITEEEASYKLGKVKKVQLGKKGVPYVVTHDGRTLRYPDPNIKVNDTVKIDLASGKITDFIKFDAGKLVYVTGGRNLGRIGTIVHKERHDGGFDLVHIKDSLDNTFVTRLNNVFVIGEQGKPYISLPKGKGIKLSIAEERDRRRAQQGL is encoded by the coding sequence ATGCAACGTCACGTCAAAGTCGACGGTAAGGTCAGAACCGACACCACCTACCCAGCTGGTTTCATGGATGTCATCACTCTAGATGCCACCAACGAAAACTTCAGATTGGTCTACGACGTCAAGGGTAGATTTGCCGTTCACCGTATCaccgaagaagaagccTCTTACAAATTGGGTAAGGTCAAGAAGGTCCAATTAGGTAAGAAGGGTGTTCCATACGTCGTCACCCACGATGGTAGAACTCTAAGATACCCAGACCCAAACATCAAGGTCAATGACACCGTCAAGATCGATTTGGCCTCTGGTAAGATCACCGACTTCATCAAGTTCGACGCTGGTAAGCTAGTTTACGTTACCGGTGGTCGTAACTTGGGTCGTATCGGTACCATTGTTCACAAGGAAAGACACGATGGTGGTTTCGACTTGGTTCACATCAAGGACTCCTTGGACAACACTTTCGTCACCAGATTGAACAACGTTTTCGTCATTGGTGAACAAGGTAAGCCTTACATTTCTTTGCCAAAGGGTAAGGGTATCAAGTTGTCTATTGCTGAAGAACGTGACAGAAGAAGAGCTCAACAAGGTTTATAA